Proteins from a single region of Armatimonadota bacterium:
- a CDS encoding carboxypeptidase regulatory-like domain-containing protein: MLRPCRLAVMAAVAAAGFALSGPSHAQTIRVEAESFVPPNAVATMGSGPNESKVVTVDQNASASGGFTIGWFGSWDWLEYNVTAPADGIYNMSFFYGDGDGAMDPLPVDLTFFTTGKQYLVGNIHPTPVSSPSWAFSNYTTVVAAPSDGAAPFAIPLKSGVNRFRVAIRPDFILAGAMNIDYMEFTKTADAYPALQAITGVVSSQIGGVSTPLGGAMVSDGPDYHTAANVTRTDGSGAFTLWVPAGSYSLTAFANGFTASTVSASSPSATNFSLTWNGRYEAELLDSTNTGPEVGNGDQPAYDTQHSLSNKGEIVNSAPGKYAEYKSVYAPADGVYDVSIHYSAMSAAVGDPGYLLWTVNQTSTVKAVYTATSITDFLTYQDSTAPALMTLKKGLNTLRFADANAGPPVTPSANIDYFTVAPSTQPHGTLKVIVTNSVNGNPISGANITIPAAAPQLTAQTGGDGSVSIPVPPGTYTVTASKSGTAGPVTAAPATVADGQTVNVPIQLTVSGVSVEAEDFVAGGPGVPPATITAVGSASNGKVVTGFTGSYLQGWLEWNVNVTEDGLYRMTLQYAVPPDGSDAIVHPVYPIDMTVSATPSTFHVNTSYYLDTSQIPPAKVPIIPRTADGDTYASFDLVNDSQAQALVPLKAGSNRVRISLASGTMNLDYLQFTKLAAYPTNYRTITGTIYGSDGVGSAPIAGAAVWQNNSTLHTTFNEAQFATTTDAAGHYSLTAVSGAFLNASVNGFIATTPYISVPAGTATKDVTLNVNPPTPPDTGTEKMDAFKLSIADTRLSTNENMITFTQPGAYFGWTINVPRSGQYQVGMNYSSGWNSGDGLPVKTTWTVNGVPQEVDFAKTTSWTDFQFFPSIATIPLNAGGNTVRVDFIDAGANIVYLTLLRTGSIPPPVSTDIDNSGKTDIIDAVIYARRLGGLEAGAKPDLTGDGLSNAADVARILRVAGGLN; the protein is encoded by the coding sequence ATGTTGAGACCTTGTAGGCTCGCCGTCATGGCAGCCGTGGCGGCTGCCGGATTTGCCCTGTCAGGGCCTTCCCACGCACAGACCATCCGCGTGGAGGCCGAGAGTTTTGTCCCGCCGAACGCGGTTGCCACGATGGGAAGCGGGCCCAACGAGTCAAAAGTTGTCACTGTTGACCAGAACGCCAGTGCGTCGGGCGGGTTCACAATTGGCTGGTTCGGGTCTTGGGACTGGCTGGAGTACAATGTCACTGCCCCCGCGGACGGCATCTACAACATGTCGTTCTTCTATGGCGACGGCGACGGCGCCATGGACCCGCTGCCGGTAGACCTCACTTTCTTTACCACCGGCAAGCAGTATTTGGTGGGCAACATACATCCCACGCCCGTCTCCTCGCCTTCGTGGGCCTTTTCGAACTACACGACTGTTGTCGCGGCGCCCTCGGATGGCGCTGCCCCATTTGCCATCCCGCTCAAATCAGGGGTAAACCGCTTCCGCGTCGCAATCAGACCGGATTTCATCCTCGCCGGCGCCATGAACATCGATTACATGGAGTTCACCAAGACTGCTGACGCCTATCCGGCGTTGCAGGCGATCACCGGTGTAGTGTCTTCCCAGATCGGCGGGGTATCCACACCACTGGGCGGCGCAATGGTCAGCGATGGACCTGACTACCACACTGCCGCAAACGTGACGCGCACTGACGGTAGCGGCGCCTTTACGTTGTGGGTTCCCGCGGGCAGCTACAGCCTCACGGCGTTCGCTAACGGGTTTACGGCGAGCACAGTTTCCGCCTCCTCGCCGTCCGCCACGAATTTCAGCCTCACGTGGAACGGCCGCTATGAAGCAGAGCTACTCGACTCCACCAACACGGGACCGGAAGTCGGCAATGGCGATCAGCCTGCCTATGACACGCAGCACAGTCTATCCAACAAAGGAGAGATAGTGAATTCCGCGCCCGGCAAATACGCCGAGTACAAGAGCGTCTATGCCCCGGCCGACGGCGTCTACGACGTCAGCATCCATTACTCCGCCATGAGCGCGGCCGTTGGAGACCCCGGCTATCTGCTGTGGACCGTCAACCAGACGTCGACGGTCAAAGCCGTTTACACCGCTACCAGTATCACCGATTTCCTGACATATCAGGATTCCACCGCACCGGCCCTTATGACGCTCAAGAAGGGCTTGAATACACTGCGGTTCGCGGACGCGAATGCCGGACCGCCGGTCACGCCTTCCGCCAATATCGATTACTTCACGGTCGCGCCGTCCACCCAGCCCCACGGAACATTGAAGGTTATCGTTACTAACTCCGTAAACGGGAATCCCATCTCGGGCGCGAACATCACGATCCCGGCCGCCGCTCCTCAACTCACCGCTCAAACGGGCGGGGACGGTTCGGTCTCCATCCCCGTGCCGCCAGGAACGTACACCGTGACCGCAAGTAAGTCCGGCACGGCCGGGCCGGTCACGGCCGCTCCTGCCACAGTGGCGGACGGCCAGACGGTAAACGTTCCGATACAATTGACCGTCTCAGGTGTGAGCGTTGAGGCGGAGGACTTCGTGGCCGGAGGCCCCGGTGTGCCCCCCGCAACCATTACGGCCGTCGGATCGGCGTCGAACGGGAAAGTGGTCACCGGCTTCACTGGCTCCTACCTGCAGGGCTGGCTCGAGTGGAACGTCAACGTTACGGAGGACGGACTCTATCGAATGACGCTTCAATACGCTGTACCGCCGGACGGCAGTGACGCCATCGTCCACCCGGTGTATCCCATCGACATGACGGTCAGCGCGACGCCTTCGACGTTCCATGTGAACACGTCCTATTACCTGGATACGTCACAGATACCGCCGGCGAAGGTGCCGATTATCCCGCGAACGGCCGACGGCGACACGTACGCCAGTTTTGATCTGGTAAATGACAGCCAAGCTCAAGCGCTGGTGCCGCTCAAAGCCGGCTCAAACCGCGTCCGCATCTCGCTGGCGAGCGGAACGATGAATCTGGATTATCTGCAGTTCACCAAACTGGCGGCGTATCCCACCAACTACCGTACGATCACCGGCACCATCTACGGCAGTGACGGAGTGGGTTCCGCGCCAATCGCCGGAGCGGCGGTCTGGCAGAACAACAGCACGCTCCACACGACGTTCAACGAAGCGCAGTTCGCGACGACCACGGACGCGGCCGGCCACTACTCCCTCACCGCTGTGAGCGGGGCGTTCCTGAACGCGTCCGTGAACGGTTTCATCGCGACCACGCCGTATATATCGGTCCCCGCCGGAACCGCCACAAAGGACGTGACATTGAACGTCAATCCGCCGACGCCTCCCGACACTGGTACCGAGAAAATGGATGCGTTCAAACTGTCGATCGCGGATACGCGGCTTTCGACAAACGAGAACATGATCACGTTCACCCAGCCGGGCGCGTATTTCGGATGGACGATCAACGTTCCTCGTTCCGGTCAGTATCAGGTCGGGATGAACTACAGCAGCGGTTGGAACTCCGGTGACGGACTCCCGGTCAAAACAACCTGGACGGTCAACGGGGTTCCACAGGAAGTGGACTTCGCCAAGACCACATCGTGGACGGACTTCCAATTCTTCCCCAGCATCGCCACGATCCCGCTGAATGCCGGAGGAAACACCGTTCGCGTGGACTTCATTGATGCCGGCGCGAACATCGTCTACCTCACGCTGCTGCGTACCGGATCTATCCCTCCCCCCGTTTCCACCGACATCGATAACAGTGGCAAGACGGATATTATCGACGCCGTCATTTACGCGCGTCGCCTTGGCGGCCTGGAAGCCGGCGCAAAGCCGGACCTGACCGGAGATGGATTATCGAACGCCGCGGACGTTGCGCGTATTCTGCGCGTGGCCGGCGGCCTCAACTGA
- a CDS encoding LacI family DNA-binding transcriptional regulator gives MSLREIAREAGVSVATVSRVVNDVERSKVSQATRDRVLEIARLMRYRPNPQAVSLVRRRPPNTVGLVIPYNSHVFESFYFTEIIRGAVDAAAEAGINISLFVPAHDAPAGMYHDMLAARGALSSVAGVLLIGTQIHDPAISQCRERKIPFVVVSNSVPDPDVSSVDCDNVTGAHEATSHLLKLGHRRIAFIAGTEGSANGRDRFEGYRRALEEAGVPLDHGLITDGHFEEQKGRNAMARLLARDERPTAVFAANDVMALGAMKAIKREGLRIPDDIAVVGFDDVPLAQHVEPSLTTVHQPIYQVGRRAAATLVADIREGRHEGAWGVRQVLRTRLVIRESCGAKKGTENAA, from the coding sequence GTGTCATTGAGAGAAATAGCGAGGGAGGCCGGTGTGTCCGTGGCCACGGTATCCCGCGTGGTGAACGACGTTGAGAGGAGCAAGGTCAGCCAGGCAACGCGCGATCGGGTGCTGGAAATTGCGCGGCTTATGCGCTACCGGCCAAACCCGCAGGCCGTCAGCCTCGTTCGCCGCCGCCCCCCCAACACGGTGGGCCTCGTGATCCCGTACAACTCCCATGTGTTCGAGAGTTTCTATTTCACGGAGATCATCCGCGGCGCCGTAGATGCAGCGGCTGAGGCGGGGATCAATATCAGCCTGTTTGTTCCCGCACACGACGCGCCGGCCGGGATGTATCACGATATGCTGGCGGCCCGGGGCGCCCTTTCATCGGTCGCGGGTGTGCTGCTGATCGGGACGCAGATACACGATCCGGCCATCAGCCAGTGCCGCGAGCGCAAAATCCCGTTTGTGGTGGTGAGCAACAGCGTGCCCGATCCCGATGTCAGCAGCGTGGATTGCGACAACGTCACCGGCGCGCACGAGGCCACGTCCCACCTGCTCAAGCTTGGCCACCGGCGCATCGCGTTCATTGCGGGCACGGAGGGATCGGCCAACGGCCGCGATCGCTTTGAGGGCTACCGCCGGGCCCTCGAGGAGGCCGGGGTCCCGCTGGATCATGGGCTTATAACAGACGGTCATTTCGAGGAACAGAAAGGCCGGAATGCGATGGCGCGCCTCCTCGCCCGCGATGAACGGCCGACGGCCGTGTTCGCGGCGAATGACGTGATGGCGCTCGGCGCTATGAAGGCTATCAAGCGCGAGGGCCTCCGGATTCCGGACGATATCGCTGTCGTCGGATTCGATGACGTCCCGCTTGCTCAACACGTGGAGCCATCGCTGACCACAGTACACCAACCCATCTACCAGGTCGGGAGGCGCGCGGCGGCGACGTTGGTTGCGGACATCCGTGAAGGCCGCCACGAGGGCGCATGGGGTGTTCGGCAAGTGTTACGGACCCGTTTGGTGATTCGCGAATCATGCGGGGCGAAAAAGGGGACGGAGAATGCGGCATAA